Below is a window of Lodderomyces elongisporus chromosome 3, complete sequence DNA.
GtgtcatcttcaacatGAACGTTTATGATAGGATGGTCAAAAATATTACTGGCTTTTGATGAACCATAAGTATAATTAGAAGTATTTGCCAAAGTCGAGTCAGATGTCATTGAGTCAAAAGTCGATGAATGCGGGGAGCCCATGCCACCGATACCATGATAATTTGTTGCCCCTACCAGTCCATTGCCAATTCCGTTGCTATTTATAGCCACATTGTTGCTGGAACTTGAAGGAATTATACACGAGGAAAGTCTGTTTTTGatatttcttgtttctgaACGAATCGGACTTTGTCGGTCACCATTATAGCCACCCAATCCTCTGCGGATGGATCGGGTATTTGATCTTATTGTATTAGATGGTGACAATGGGTTAGTGTTGTCAATTTGTGGTCCATGTGATTGGCATTTCTTGTAAAACTCAATAAACTGTTTCCTGTAACTAGCGGCACAATCTTGACGGAAAACTCGAATAAGACCATATTGATCGGTAGTAACTATAATGTCACCGTCTCCTGCAGCGGCTGCGTTTGAGCCTGAACCAGAAACAATCAGGTCGTCATGACGGTGCTCTTTTGAGGAAGTCGAGCAATAACATTTGGAGGGATCCATTCTACACGCCTCGCCTCGTTTTTTAAGATCATAAATAAGATCATCTGAAAGCGCAAGTAGTGTTTTGGTAATTTGTGGTGCAATAATGGCCACATTACATTTAGAGTGGTGAGCATGGAAACTGGAGTAActattgttttcatttgcaacaaaatcaTATTGCGAATCATCCTCGGAGTCAaacaatttgttgaatatCTTGTGTGTCTGCAATAACTTGGTGTATTTTTCATGCTTGTGGTGGAATTCATTAATATGCTGCTTTCCATCAAGCACAAACTCCTTCATTGATTGTCGGAGCTTATTATTGATTAtgctattattattctccCAAATATAACAATAATGGTCTTCAGAACCTGAAATGACATATTTGTGGTCATCACGGATATTGGCAGctattgaagaagaattaTTCACCAAACCCCTGAATCTAGTGATgagcttcttcttttgagtACTAATAATTCGAACTCTTGAATCATTGGTGGTGATTAATACTGTCCATTTATCAAGGGCTGGGTCCAGCTTGTCCTTCGCCGAGGATGTTGACGATGTTGATGACTTTGACGAGGGCTGATATGCTGTGTTTTCAAATACTTCAATCCCTGTAATCTTGTTGCCGCTCTTTTCGTGAAATGGGTGAACTATAGATCTCTCTCGAATCTCAACTCGATTCACAACATGAAGCCCTTTTGTTTCCAAAATAAACAAGGAGCCATTAAAACCACCAGCAATGCAGTAAAGACCATCAGGTGTAAAGTTTGCTGCGGTAATTAGCACATCTTTGCCCAAGTTGCGCCAATACGATACTGAATTCTCCAAAACTGACCAAAGTCGTACTTCGTTGTCCAATGATCCACTCACGAAAAACCTATCGTCCAAGGGATGGAACTCTACGGCAGTAACAAAGTCTTCATGTTTAAAAGTTTGCAAACAATTGGGACGATCAACGTGCCATAGTTTTGCTGTTTTGTCCATACTACCAGAAATAAGGAAATTATTTTTGCTCCAAGCAAGTGTAAGAATGCTTCGTTTATGGCCACGCAACTCAATTGGTGTCCTGTGAAATACTGGTGCTGAGTCGTATACATAATCGCGGCGACTGCTTCGTTCGGGAGAACCTGCTTCTCTTTCATGTTGCTTATATTCTAGTCTTCCCAATGGTGATGCGATAACCTTCCAGATTCTAATAACAGCATCTCTACCTGCGGCGGCAAGGTATTTCCCATCTCGACTAAATTTCATGACAAAAATCTCTTTGCTCATTCCTATATCCGAAGCCTGTTCAAAACCAGAACTATCTTCCTCGTATGCGccgttttcaatttctttgtcACTTTCTTGCGATTCCTCGCCAGTGCTATTACCCACATTCAATTCTTGCGCCAAGAATAAGTTGTCAATGACTTTGGGGCTCTGTTTATTACGTTTGTAAAGCTTCATATATTTCGGAGTCAAAAAGGACTCGTATGTCATTCCAGCCCACGGTGGCTCTTGGTCATCTTGTAAATTGAGTGTCAGCATGTCGGAATTGAGGATATGCTTCTCAGCCTCGGGAAAGAACACTTTTTCATTAGATGGGTGGTGGTCAAAGGTGCCCGCTCTTGGTCGTGATTTCCTATTCGATTGTGCTGTAGCCGATCTGTACAAGGAACCTCTCAGAGATGAATCCGAGTCAAACTCTGCGTCTGATAAATCAGAATCATCATTATACAAAAAGGAATCATTATCACCAACTAATCTTCTCTCTTCCGATAACTCCCTCCGCGACCTACCAGAACTTCGGGTCTGTAGCTTTTGCAATCTATTCAAATTTGGTGACTTTATCGACGCAGTTGGAGTAGCAGACGCCGATGCCAAAGATTGATTGACGGAAGGTGCTCTACTGCGGGCTTTTTTCGACCGAAGCTTGGTGAAAAAGCTTGGTTTCTTGTGTTGTGGGGAGTCGCCACTCATATtatctattcttttttttttactgaaaacaaaaaaaaaaaatgattcGTAATCAATAGTTGTTGCTACCCAACTTTGGCTATtttattgatattgattGTTGTGAGTAGTCTTGTCGATATTATCAGTCTTATCAGTTTTATCAGTCTTATCTTCTTTAACTAAAAGAATgtaataaagaataaacaaaaattaaaaaattgaaaaggaacaaaGGAAACCCCAAAAATTGTGGCTGCGAACTGGTTTTGACTTGTCTAGTTgggttttattttttgtataaTGAAGTATACTGTGGGGATGGTGAGTGTGAGTGGAACAGGTAGAAGGTATAGGATTTCTGAGATAAGTGACACGGTATATGTGAGTCTAAAAGAAGGTTGTATAATTGAAACAAGTTCAACAATAGTTGAAAGTTTTGCAAGGACTCAATTGCTCAAGTATGCAATGGAACTTTTCCGGTTGTTCACTATTTGCCCtgtaatatatatatatatatatatatatatatgtatgtatatcaGAAGCGTGCATGCTAAATGTATAGCAAGCTTATGTCCGAAGGGATTGACTTTGTCTATCAGTAAGCGAGttagtgagtgagtgaggaGTGTATGAGTGTATATACCCtcgctctctctctctctttttctctctctctgttaCTAAAGCTGTTGAAAGTCCTAAATCCAAAATGGTCATCACCCGGAGGTTAGCTCCTTTCGGCGCGGTtcgctttctttttttttttcttcttcttcttcttctttctctttctctttctctttctcttactcttccttttttcttttatttcaatatttcaattttttttattacttcttcttcattttcttttggcaCTCAATTTATAGTGAATTTCTTAGCAATCGCaatcatatatatatcaacaCCGTTGCTGTTTGGAAGAATACGTTTTTCTTGGGTTTTAGAGGAATTGTTATCAACGTCGTCATTCTGATTCCATCTATCCTGTTTGTTactttaattctttttcttttttttttccttcttttctttgtttctatttttaaaaTTCTTTACTATTTCGCTTCTTCATTCTTGAACCTTGAATATTTGTTTCCCAACCACTTTAAATTGGTGGGTATTATACCGACTATTATTTTTGCGGCCATAAGCTTTTAACTATTCTAGTATCTTGTTCAAAGTGTGAAGCTTGAAAACAGTAGAAGAATTCTCGCCGCCAATTCCGCTTCAACCGCGTATTATTTCAAATCCGTGTTTCTCCTCCAACCGAAACAGCTTGGAAATAGACTGTGTTCAAATCCTTTATTATCCACAGTATCTGTAAACTGTATGTAAATTGTTTACACCATCTGTGCATTGATTTTGAAGTTTCTACACACTGTCTGCACACTGTCTGCACACTGTTTGCACACTATCTATACACTCCTGACTCTCAGCACACTCTTCAACATGTTGGTTTACACTaatcttttaatttattaCAATCTGTCAATGATACACACGCATATACACCCCAACTACAAtggcttcttcttctttgacCATTCCAAGTGCAAGATCAAACTGTGGTAACCCTTTCCGTTCAACAAATCCAAAGCCTTTTGAGCAATCTCCTCTGTGGCAAAACTAACGTATGCAAAACCTCTGCTTTCTCCAGTTTCCCTATCCCTCACCACGGTGACTCTCTGTAATGGACCAAATCTAGCAAACAATTCGTTTCTCAACATATCCTCATCGACAAAAGTATTCAATTGTGAAACCTTCAATGTTGTTGAGTCGTCTCTTGCTTCTCTTGTAGGAATGTTACCGTTGGCATCTGGTCTCAAGTGTCTTGGAATATATCTACCAGTACTTGTAACTGCATCGGCATCACCTGCACCCTCAGAACCTGGCTCTGGTGTACCACCATTCAGTGTAGATGCACCCAAAGTATCCTTAAATGGACACTTGGCAGTGTAATGGTCACCTCCACACACTCTACATTTAATAGTCTGCACAACAACTCTTGATGCTCTCTCTTGTGCCTtatcttcctcctccttcttttcaactTGTTTCCATGAAAGACCAAGCTTCAAATCGACTTTTTCACCTAATTGTGTAGTACTTGTGTCTGGTCCTGGTGAGCTATGCTTTTCCTTACCATATTTGGCCCAGTTCTTACGCTGTGCTATAAGCGGATGCACCTTTTCCCTCACTATAACTTCTTTGATCTTTTGAGTGATTTTCACCTTCTTTCCATCCTGATTTGTTCTGAATGTGATGACTGTTTTGGTTCCATCTGGGTTCTGGATGATGTCTGCTGGCACAGAGAATTCATCACCGGCATCGGCCCAAGACTCGATTGCTGAAGACATGATATATTAATATAGAAAATAACCCGTAGTTAATGGTTTGCTTTGTTGGTGTTCAAACCTTGGTGTAATCAAAATGATGcaatatttaaaaaaaaaaaaaaaattcaaaaatctTTTTAAAATGGAGACCTTTTCGATGTCGCTACAAGGCTGTTGgtagtatttttttttctgaaaAGTTTTCTACAgtgtttgaaaaatgaaaaaaaaaaaaatttggattCACAacacaaaagcaaaatattctacaccactaccattactactactactactactactactactactactactactactactactactactactactactactactactactactactactattactactactactactactactacacacacacacacacacacacacacgaCCCAGCCAAAACAGTCTTCATCCTGATCCAATTACTGAAACAGTTGATTTAAATTCCTTATCAtgtttatttaatttttttttcatttttaaaaCAAAGTTTATCAGATGGATGCTGTAACATATTCTTATGGATCACATCCCCTTCAACAAATCAAAGTTTGGAACTATGATCTAGAAAATGATgatacatatgtatatatacacgGTGGTGCATGGCGAGACCCGCGAAATACATATGACGAGCTAGCGCCAGTAGCCGAAGCTCAGGGCAATACTCACAAGTCCAGCCCAAATCAAACccagaaccagaaccagaaccagGATAAAAGCCAGAGCAAGTGtcagaagagaaaaacatTCATTGGTATCAATTATAGGCTCTCCCCGGAAGTGCACCATCCACTTCATATCATTGACATTGCCAAAGCATTGCTATATATACGAATACATTTtgagttgcaaaaaatcCACATTATGGGGTTTTCAGTGGGAGCTACTATGATTCTACAATTATTTCAGCTTCCGGATATAATCAAGGATGGCGTATCAGCTTTAAAGGAATCAGGATATTCCAATGAACTCATCGAAGTAAAAGAGTTCTTAAATGGTGGATTCCCTCAACTCAGAGATatattgaaagaaaacagatTACAGTTTCACAGTGTCAAGTTCCTCGATGGGATCTACGATGTAGATGCACTAATCGAAGAATACCCAAGCTACGAATCCTTTGTCAAAGAGGCGTACCCAAGTTTAGATGTAGCCAAGCGAGCAATTTCCGTCAAAAATGATATGTTAACCAAACACAAGTTAATGCATTGTGGGTTCATTACTAAAGAAACGAAATTATCGATTGTTCAATCATTGGAGGATGATTTACTATCAATGCGACAAAGcctgcttttgttttcggcTCTCACAAATAATTCAACTCCAGTTACTTTTATCACTGGTAATTGGGGTAAACACGATGATGTTTATGGTGATAAACGAGCAGATATATTTATCTATGGAAAGGACTAACCTTGTAATTACAAACGCTGAATTTCATTGctccaatttcttttaaCATTGGAACAAAAACCAGAGcagaaacaagaacagaaatagaaaaaaaaatgcttACAATTTGCACTTTTCACAAAGTACAAACTGTGGaagctctttttttttggttctctCCTTTGTAAATATAAGCAATTGTacaatgaaagaaaaatggaaagaaaagaagaaaaaaaggaaaacattTTCTCCCTAAAGTTTGTTACCAAGGTTCAACTTTAAGCTGAAAGATACCAAACCTGTACAAGTAAATCATCCGGCCATGAGGGACGACTCGAACTAAagtctttctttgttctttttttctttctttctttctttcctctctTACCATGATGCCATTTATACATCCAATATATAATACACTTTATAGTGAAATTATAAAATGCATAAGAAATGTATGTTCCATTTTTGCAGACAAAATATGGTGCTCATTTCCTTATatttcccattttttttttctccttaaACTGAATTACTCCCATCAAAACGCTCCAAAGATAAGGTtcgattcttttttctcttcaatCTCTCGTATCCACAAAAACATTCACCTTTTCCACTCAACTCATCCTTATaggttttcaaaaaatttctttcGCTACAATTTCATatattcaaattcaaattcaattctctttatctttttttttttcctctaaGATATCCCTTAATGGTAATgatcaataataataataataacaaaaaataaaacacacACTTGGAAACACTggcataaaaaaaacacataaAAAATCGACTTGGACCCCGAATCAAATACTCTTTAAACAACTTTGGACAACTTTAATTTACTTTGAACAAATATGGACAAATATTGGCAATAAATGAACTGAATCTTTGGCTCTAGAATTTTCAACATTAGAAACGGTTTGGCGATCTTTCTCTGTTGTAAGATCCACCTCTGTCTCCAAAGTTATCACCACGGTCGTATCCGCCTCTGTCACCTCTGTCACCTCTGTCACCGTATCCGCCTCTACCTCTACCTCCTCTAAATCCACCACGGTCTCCAAATCCACCTCTTCCACCTCTAAATCCACCACGGTCACCAAATCCGCCTCTTCCACCACGGAATCCACCTCTTCCGCCTCTGAAACCATCTCTGTCACCAAATCCACCTCTTCTATCACCATATCCACCTCTTCCGCCTCTGAAACCGCCATCGAATCCACCACGGCCACCTCTGAAACCACCTCTTCTTGGTGGTGGAACATATGGTGAAGTGTCTTCCTCAGCACTAACAGTGACATCACCAAACTCGGCCTTGTCCAATAATGGAATACCCTTTTCCATCTCTTCAGCACTTGAAAATTCCATATTACAAATGGTTTCACCAGATTCATAATCCCTATACACCTTAACAAATGATGGTTGGAAATCCGTCTTGTCTCTGACGAAATCCTTGACATCTTGCCAAGCGGTATTTTCAGGTAAACCTAAAATCTTGACTCTATATTTACCACGTGTATCTTCCTTTCTCTCCTTAGCAAATTCAATTTGCAATGGTTCTCCTTGGAATTCAGTATTGACTAATTTGTCCAAAGCTGATTGAGAGTCTTCAACATTTTCGAATGAAACAAAAGCGTAACCTTCCATAATACGTGAATCAATCACCGGTGCCGCCTGAGCAAAGAAATCTTCAAGTTCTTGTTTGTCGGTGTCGGAACGAACAGGACGGACAAAAAGTTGTTTGGTTGGTTCACTTGGTGCTCTACTACTCATCTTGAAAtgattgttgatgttgttatTATAGTTATAGGGACTAAATTGGTATtcaggaaaagaaaaagaaaaattgtaaaaaaaaaaaaagtgaaagaaataaaaatcgGCAGAAAAGTTGAGATGGATGGCAAGGAAAATTTAATTCAATTTATAGAGAATTTTGTTGCCTACGATGGAATTAttagttgtttttttttccttccccccgtctctctctctctctctctctctctctctgtcttattatttttcctcttcaagCTTCGCacttttaaattttataaattattttgttttttttttctgctgtTGTAGCCAACCTCTTTTATTGTCCATATTTACACGACTTATATGCTTTGGTGTTGCGCCTTTTCACCGCGTCCCCTCTCCTTCTCTTACATCTTAGCTCCTCGTGGGTATGTAACAACAAATGAGAATACAAAGCCTTAATGCTGATCTACGTTTACAATACAATATTGATGCTGAAAAAGTAGTATTTAATCTCAAGTCTATAGTATTATCAtcataaatgaaaaatgatttctttatttatttatctatttatttatttatttatttattgaaACAAATGGAAATTGACAACAataagaaatgaaataagtatggaaagaaagaaggacaaaaaataaaactacAATTACATATTAGGGCTTGTTAGGTGGATTGATAAAAAGCCAGAATGAACATTTGGAATTGTTCAAAGAcggcaaaacaaaaaaaaaggagcattaagaggaaagaaagagagaaagggaaagaaaaacagagCGATAAAGAAATTATCCCACCAGTATTACAATATACTGGGAACCGTAGAGAAGTGATTTTCTCAGAACGATTAGGAAAGGATCTTCTTTAAAAACTTTCTGAATCCacctttcttctcttccttgTCTTTAGTTCCATTAGCTGTCTTCTTAGCAGTGGAGGAATCCTTCTTTGCTGGAGTAGAGCCGGTGTTAGTTTTCTTTGCTGGCGCCTTGGTGGCTGTTCCAGTAGCCGCAGCAGTAGAAGATGAAGGTTTAGCATCCTTTGGATCAGCTGGCTTGGCTGTTGCAGCAGCTGCCGGGGTAATGTTCACATCTTTCGCTGAAGGTTTAGTAGTAGCGTTAGCGTTAGTGTCCTTAGCGTCAGTCTTGGATGTCTCATCAATTGGACCATGTACGGCTTCAATGGTAATTGGACCATCAACTTGAGCAGCAAGCTTAGCTTCTTGTGTCAATCTCTCTTGTTGTGACTTGGTAGGCTTGATTTCTTCGAGAACAACATCATGACCCTCGGCAGCTTCAACTGCAGCTTCAATTTCCTTCCTACTACCTTGTGCAATAATAATTTCTTCCTCTTGAGTTTGAGACTCCTTAGCCACTGAAGAAGCAGGGCCAGTAGAGTCAATGGCGGGTGCAGTAGTTGCAGCCGTAGATCCACCAGTAGCAACTGGGGCTGTAGATGCAGTTGTTTTGGTGACTGGTGATGCATCAACTTCTTTACCTTCACTAGTATCAGGAAGGTCAGATCCGGTAACTGGTGGAATCAATGGCTCAGAGTTAAGACCGGACGATACTgactccttcttttccggTTCAACAGCCTTTGGATCCAAGGTCTTTGGTTGCTCTGAAGTAGTAGTAGAAATAGGATTAGCAACAGTAGCAGGTGTAGCAGTAGGATtagcagcagtagtagcagtagcgGGGACAGCTGTTGCGGTGGAAGATGTAGCTGGGGTATGAGCAAAGTCCTTCGAAGTAGCAACCGGTGCTTGTTGTGcttgttgtgtttgttgtgcTTGTTGATGAGCTCCTAAAGGTGAAGAAGATAATGGGTCTACACCACCTTGATCTTTGACCTGAGACCCGCTTGGTTGTGAGCCCAAGGACCCTAAGCCAGCcccagcaacaccacctaACCCAGCAGCGCCCAAAATTTTAGCAGCAGTATGCTCATTTTCATCCTTCTTTGGCTCTTGAGCAAGTTGGTCCTCGCTAGTGATATCATCGGCACCATGTCCACGACTAACAGGAACTCgcacatcatcatcatcgtcctcgtcctcttcttctccttccaCGTCTTCAAAGTTATTTCCGGCATTGTTATCAGCGTCATTAAACTCTTCACGAACTTGATCATTCAACTGGGTGTTGGCAACTGACTCTCTTCTTACTTCGTTTTGAGTGACTCTTGGTGTTTCACCAAGGTAGTCAGAAGCAGTAGCGCCATTTCCAGTCTCAAGTGCCgaaacagcaacagcagctttttctttttcttcttcttcttcttcttttttgttggcACCCTCAATTTCACTTGAATAGACACCTTCAGTCGATGGAGATG
It encodes the following:
- the TIF35 gene encoding translation initiation factor eIF3 subunit g (BUSCO:EOG0926489S) produces the protein MSSAIESWADAGDEFSVPADIIQNPDGTKTVITFRTNQDGKKVKITQKIKEVIVREKVHPLIAQRKNWAKYGKEKHSSPGPDTSTTQLGEKVDLKLGLSWKQVEKKEEEDKAQERASRVVVQTIKCRVCGGDHYTAKCPFKDTLGASTSNGGTPEPGSEGAGDADAVTSTGRYIPRHLRPDANGNIPTREARDDSTTLKVSQLNTFVDEDMLRNELFARFGPLQRVTVVRDRETGESRGFAYVSFATEEIAQKALDLLNGKGYHSLILHLEWSKKKKPL
- the CRP1 gene encoding Cruciform DNA binding protein, with translation MSLSQPKGPQDVVVTGTFDNWSKTLPLVKEADGSFALQVPLPPKKESILYKYIVDGEWKTNPEENVTKDSDGIENNILDAEDLVNLLTVPGALIPETGLQYSLAHGGHLPHHETQPKGPGDFNATVMPKEEQKQVSVTGEPGIQIPQGKDQLSAFETFENTDPKASNENVKEVGTANIAGTTADASGSTAPATGTLVEGSELTSEDKEKQKKKIKRSKYKAKKKAKAAAAAASGGSSLEPTPSPSTEGVYSSEIEGANKKEEEEEEKEKAAVAVSALETGNGATASDYLGETPRVTQNEVRRESVANTQLNDQVREEFNDADNNAGNNFEDVEGEEEDEDDDDDVRVPVSRGHGADDITSEDQLAQEPKKDENEHTAAKILGAAGLGGVAGAGLGSLGSQPSGSQVKDQGGVDPLSSSPLGAHQQAQQTQQAQQAPVATSKDFAHTPATSSTATAVPATATTAANPTATPATVANPISTTTSEQPKTLDPKAVEPEKKESVSSGLNSEPLIPPVTGSDLPDTSEGKEVDASPVTKTTASTAPVATGGSTAATTAPAIDSTGPASSVAKESQTQEEEIIIAQGSRKEIEAAVEAAEGHDVVLEEIKPTKSQQERLTQEAKLAAQVDGPITIEAVHGPIDETSKTDAKDTNANATTKPSAKDVNITPAAAATAKPADPKDAKPSSSTAAATGTATKAPAKKTNTGSTPAKKDSSTAKKTANGTKDKEEKKGGFRKFLKKILS